CTCAGTGTGGACTGACCAGCCTACACTGGTGCCCCCCAGGCCTCGGATTGTGTCAAATGTATGTAAACTCCTTCAAACTCCCCCGCGGGCCCCATTTCATGGAGCCAGTGTACTATAGCTTCCTGAATCAGACCTGCGGACCCCGTGGACACTGACCTGGGTGGAGGCTGAAGCAGGTGACCTTGGTTCCCTGCAGTCTCTTGGCCAGCTCATGGGTGAAGAGGACGTTGCACAGCTTGCTGTCGGAGTAAACCTGGAGAACCTCCATGAATGAGGTCCCCAGCCCCAGAgccttgtgtgtgttcaggcaaTCGAAATCAATTTTCCCAAAGTTGTGTGCCACCGACGACACGTTGACCACCCTGCTGGGCTCACACTGCTTCAGACGGTCGAGCAGCAGGCTGGTTAGCAGGAAGTGACCGATGTGGTTGACCCCAAACATCATCCCCAGTCCGTCCTCCGTTCGACCCTGCAGGTAAATACCTTCGGcgaaaacacagagaaacctTAATCCTGTTTCCAGACACCAAAACAAGCAGATCTCAGATCGGTGGAATGATCCTGACGCTCAGAAAAGCCCCCTTCTCTATCTATTGAAGCACATGTGGAAGACTAAGAGCCTGATGGTGATTAAACACGTCAGTCATGAAGCCTTCAGGTAATCAGGACTCCAGCTGCTGCCTGCAGGGATCATTTCACTGCACTGTCCAGATGCTCCTAGTTTAAGAAACAGGAAACTCTTCACCTGAATTAAAAGTGTTAAAGTACACGTTTCATTATGCGTCTGATTCTATTTAACATCTGTCAGTCTGAGacggaggaggacagaaggaacCTGCGTTGTTGACGAGGACGTCCAGTCTGGCTTCAGACTTCAGGAAGGTCTCGGCAAAGCTGCGAACGGACTTCAGACTCCCCAGGTCCAACGGCATGAACACCACCTGGTTACTGCCGCTCTCCTGTTCGAGATGTCGAGCAAAGTGAtttgtgagggggggggggggggggggggggggggggtgatggagaCATCAGCCATGAGTCTCACACCGTCCTACTAATTATGAGCTTGTGCGTGACGAGGGGTAGCAttagcacagacacactcacgTTGGGGGGGTCGTGGCAGTGACTCAGTCCTGATACTCACCCTCCTGACCTCGTGGAGAGCAGCCTCCCCTCTCTGCTTACTGCGACATGCCAGAATCACTCTGGCTCCTCTTCTAGCCAAGTCTATGGCCGTCACCTTCCCGATGCCCGTGTTGCTGCCTGGAGCCAAAAGGTAAGacagagggttagggttagggacaCGCACAGGGTGACGCCCCCCGCTGCTCTGGGGAGGACGACGATCCTTTAGCACACTAGTGTCAGACCACTATCCTACCTGTGCTCTCAGTCGGAGAGGCCAGGCCTCCACCGGGCTGCACAGTCCTCTAAACATTCCAGTTATTTCTGTCtacatgaagacagacaggaacacTTCTGAATCACCACACGGTCACTTAAACATGGAGTAGGACCCCCCGACAAAAGTAAGGACACTGGACACTATCAGAGTTTGACACAGCTGGGCTCAGGGAGTGTTCTGTGAGCACATTGTTGCTTCAGTGAAGCATCATGGGAGGTTTTCTGCTCCGTCCTGTGGTCACGTTATAAAACAGGACTTTGTTCCAGCcgtccctcctcctgctgctctgtagaGCCCCCACTCcctgttttctccctcttgtgtTCGTGCAGGGGAGCAGCGCTGGCTCTGTCTTTAGCTGGGGGGGGCTGCTGTGTGAGCTGCTTCTTAATTCACTCAGATGAATGTGAAGCGGTGCTCCACAGAGCAGTAAAGGACTCTCTGATTACACTCACTCATGTAGAAGTACAGgaagtgctgcagcagcagcagcagcagcagcagcagcagcagcagcagcagcagcagcagcagcagcagcagcagcagcagcagcagcagcgtttgCTCTCCGGTCTGCTGCTGGATGCTTTGCTGTCGCCTCTCTGAGCACCTGTCTGCACCTGTCTGCACTGGAGGCTGGGAGAAAGTCATCTGATGACGTTACTCAGCAGCTTTTTACTCTACAGTGTTTTTGACTTCCTGTACTTCTACATGAGTGAGTGTAATCAGAGAGTCCTTTACTGCTCTGTGGAGCACCGCTTCACATTCATCTGAGTGAATTAAGAAGCAGCTCACACAGCAGCCCCCCCCAGCTAAGCCGGGGCGCCGCCTGCTTCctgcctgtgtttctgtcattacTGGGacattttcctgtttaaaaACAGTGTTGGGTCCAAATgaggcaagtgtgtgtgttcagtgttcagtgtgtgtgttcagtgttcagtgtgtgtgttcagtgtgtgtgtgtgttcagtgttcagtgtgtgtgtgtgtgtgtgtgtgtgtgtgtgtgttcagtgttcagtgttcagtgtgtgtgttcagtgtgtgtgtgtgtgtgtgtgtgtgtgtgtgttcagtgtgtgtagTTGGGACAGGACGGACCAGCCTGTCACtgttccagcagcagaggagaatcacagtggagctgcagccttTCTCCTAAACTCACTGCTCaacttttcactttctctgcagctctctctgtttctgtctctctctgtttctgtctctctctctctctgtctctctccacacacaccttcagtgtgtcagtgacagcactgtagggtgtgtgtgtgtgtattttatcacAAATGCACTCGAGTAAACGGTCTCCTGCTAAACAACTACTTTCAGTGTACCAGAgtaaatctcacacacacacacacacacacacagtcctgtacTCACCGGTCACTATCACAGTTTTCCCATGCAGCTTTGCTGTGCTCGTGCACCGCTGTCCCTTCACCACGATGTGACGGTAAACATAAGCGGCCCCCACCACCACAGCGAGCACCAGCAGGACGGTCGACATGCTTCAGGCctggctgctcacacacactggctgctcacacacactggctgctcacacacactggctgctcacacactggctgctcacacacactggctgctcacacacactggctgctcacacacactggccgCTCAGAGCAGTCACAGCCaacactgctcacacacactccgaCAAACACACCCATTTCCTGgctgggcgtgtgtgtgtgtgtgatctgtgctATCAGGTTACAGCAGACTGGGAGGCCTGCACTGTAAAAAGGTGACTGTCAACAGTAACTTCCTCTAATTTCATTTACAGCGTTATTACATATTACAGTTTAAAGGACTTTAAACCAAGTCAGTTAACTGTTTTACTGATAATCTACCAGCAATATCTTCCTCTAAAAGCTAACAGCAGCATAGCACTGTGaaccatcatttattttcagcCTCAGAAATCACATTCACTAATGAATATTCGTCCTTCACACGTCTGTTTTAAATTGTACAACTGTTAAGAGTCCGTTTAAACGGGGCTGAAAGAGAAAATCCAGAGCAGTAACACAAAGAACATGATCACACTAGATGGGACCTACCACGGTCACCATCTTAATGTGAATGTGTTCACATTTGCTCGTTATCACTAAACTAaagtccagctgaggctgatgagcTCATTAGTcctcataaaccaaagtattaaaCTAGTGACACTTCGGACCTGATGACAGGTCCAGATAAAGTCAGAGGACCAACACGCTGCTGAAGAGCCTCACACACTAAATCAAATGTTCCATGTGAGTAGTTAAAGTAGTAGTAGGCTCTCTGATGGGAGGCACCACGAGGGATTCAAGCTGGTTCTTCGTCTTCACGACCTTCTTGTCAGATCTCCAGCTGATCTGTGACTTCGATGAGTACTTGGAGTCTTCGGGGTTAATTCTCAGAATAAACCTGCAAGAAGAACTACATTATTTCTCCCACCTGTTTCCCCACCTGTGATCACCTGTGGTGTTTCATTAAAGCTCCACCCAGTCCAATAAGTTTTATGTTGGGTTATCAAGTGCTGCAACTTTCTTTTGGACAAAATGTAAATTCTCATAGATGCTCACTGGGTGGGAATATCTTCCCTCAACATGATTCTCAGACCAAACTGAGACAAACTAAAACTGATGGCGACCTGGAAGGTATGAAATCAATctaagaacacaaacacaaatagaaattatgaacatatatatatatatatgtatatatatatataagtaatatatatattacttcAACGTAGAAACTCCAACATGGACACTTAGATTATATTTTGAGGGAAAAGTCCCTCTGTCGTGACAGTTATGCTGCCTTTGAATGGATTTAGAGTAGTGACTATTTACCCAGAATCCTTTGCTGTTTGCAGCATCCTACTGAACACATTAGAGTAAAATCCTGATTaaaatcatttactgtgtcagtCACACTGTGGGACAGCTGCTCCACCAGGCCGAACTAATCAGTAATATTAATGTTACCTGTGTGGGTCATAGCGCCCACACAGtgctcctggtcctggtctgaACTGTTCTGGTCTCACCAGATGGAGCGTCTGGTCTGAGTGAGTGAAGGCAACAACCAGATGGGCTGTCAGTCAGATATCAGTAAAATATGGTTCATATCCACCCATTTAATAATCAGATATTAAAACCTGAGCACACAAAGTGTTTAACATCCCCTTAGACTTCTAAGAGACCCCTTAGAC
The Pempheris klunzingeri isolate RE-2024b chromosome 4, fPemKlu1.hap1, whole genome shotgun sequence genome window above contains:
- the LOC139200333 gene encoding dehydrogenase/reductase SDR family member 13-like — encoded protein: MSTVLLVLAVVVGAAYVYRHIVVKGQRCTSTAKLHGKTVIVTGSNTGIGKVTAIDLARRGARVILACRSKQRGEAALHEVRRESGSNQVVFMPLDLGSLKSVRSFAETFLKSEARLDVLVNNAGIYLQGRTEDGLGMMFGVNHIGHFLLTSLLLDRLKQCEPSRVVNVSSVAHNFGKIDFDCLNTHKALGLGTSFMEVLQVYSDSKLCNVLFTHELAKRLQGTKVTCFSLHPGAINSELARNTSSVLQLLLKPLTAFFFKNTVQGAQTSLHCAVQEGIEPLSGRYFSNCTVREVYDKAKDDAAAKKLWELSERLCGLA